The Cytophagia bacterium CHB2 nucleotide sequence TAGGTTGAATTTTAGAAACGTTCGGGTTGTTCGATTCGAGTCCATGATCCACCTCCTCATTGAAAAATTAATACTTGAGCTAACCCTCGGGTCTTATAAAAACGTCCGGTTGCAATGCAAGCCGAGCATTGTCAGGCCGCATCAAGGAAAGGTCACAGCCTCAAGAAGTTTCAATCCGTGTTGAAAAGCAAGCATTTTTTGCCCGGCAATAAAAAAGGCGACTCCGTCCGAAAGGAACCGCCTTGGCGTTGAAATGCTATCAAGCCATGCCCGTGTTGCATATGTATGAGGCACGAGAAAATGAAGTCCGGCTCCAGCGCTTAACCCGGCTGATGGATAAGTTATCGGGCATACCGAACGGCTGATCAGATACGACTTCCGCTTATATTCTTGGCTTGCCCCCAGTAAAAGACACGCCAATGACGTAATTGCGCGGCAGTCCGGGCTCCAAAAAGATTGGCACACCGTTCACCATATCTGGATTGACGAATGCGGAGGCCGCATATTTTTTGTCATTCAAATTATTGACGCCGAAAAAGGCGTGCACGCTCAGCCCCTCCGTGAGTTGCAACGGTTGGCGCAATCCCACTGTGAGATTAATGACATTGTACGACGGCACGTTGATGCGATTGGCATCATCGACAAAATATTCGCCAATGCCTTGCAGATTGATTTCGGCATACAGACTCGCCAGTTTGGGCGGTTCGAAACGGAGGGCGAGATTGTAGAAAACTTCCGGCATGCCCGCAACTTTGTTGTTGTTGTAGTCGGCAAATTTTCCGGCGCTGCCGTAGTGCACCGAATCAACTTTGTACTCAACATATTTGCTGCTGGCATACGAAAACGCCGCCTGCAGGGCAACGCCGAAAGCGAATTCCGTTTTGGCGCCAACTTCCAGGCCGCGACGCTGCGTTTGCCCGGCAGTAAAATAAAATCTGCCGCCGCGATACGGAATGATATCGTTCTTGATATTAATGCGATACGCGGCCACCTCATACGACAGCGAACGCAGCACTGCCGCGCCGGCAGGGACGATGACTTGTTTGGCGCCGATTTCCAACGTGGACGATTGGATGGGATCGAGCAGGGGATTGATCGCATATACTTTATCCTGTCCAAAAGTCGAGGCGGGATCGGTTTCGTTGCCGGCCGGCACTTCGATGCCGCCGCCCACATTCGCATAAAAACTATGCGCCGGCGAGGGGCGATAGTTGAGGCCAAATTTCGGCGTCCAGCGCGCAAACGATTTTTCGGAATTCAACGCGGTGTTGATGAAATCTTGCGTGTGATACCTCACGTCGCTGTAGCGTGTGCCTAGCAGTAAACTCACACGTTTGCCGAAGCTCAACTCCTCCTGCACAAACATGCCAAAGGTATTTGCGCCTTCTCGTTTGTTTTGTTGCAACACCTCGCCGCGTTCGTTGGTGGACGAAAGGTTATAAAACAAAATCGCGCCATCTTGATAAGCTTCATCCACACCGAATTGAAGCGTGCTCTGCACCGCGGCAGAAAGGTTTTGGTGAAAACGATATGCCATGTTGCCGCCGACGTGGTAGCGGTTGAAATCACGGAACGTGCCGCGCTCGGAACGCTGCAAATATTTTGGCTCGACAAAAGCCAGGGCAGAAAAGCCATGCGTGTCGTTGAGATCGTGATTCAAGGCCGCCGAGATGCGCCCCAAGCGATTGTAGCGCCGTTCACTGCGCTGCAGGTATGTGGCATTTGCCTGCTGCGGCCCGGTCTCAAACTGCGCCTGTGACAGCGGGCCGGGAATAAGGAATTTGTTTTTTGCGCCGACGAGATACACGCCGAATTTCGTGTGTTCGCCGGGATGGGACAACAAGCTGATATTCATCAGCGTTCGCTCGCTTGCCGAGTTTTGCCGCCAGCCGTCAAACGAGGTGTTACTCAACGCCAGCGCCAGTCTCGCCTCGCCTAACCTCACACCGGTTTGCAACGTATATTTCTGCAAGCCGAAACTGCCGCTCAACACCTGCGGCGAAACAAAAGCCGCCTCGAACGTGGGCGCAGAAATAATATTGATCACGCCGCCCGAGGCATTGCCCCAAACTGCCGAGGCATTCGAACGAATCACTTCAATGCGTTTCGCCAGGCTCAAATCAATCAAGTCAAATGCCGTTCTGCCGTCCGGCTCCGTTTGCGGCGAACCGTCGAGCAAAATGCGAATACCGCGAGAGGTGCCGGCGTTGGAACGATCACCGGCGCCGCGCGCGCCAAAGCCGCGAATGGTGATGCGAACATCCTGCTTGCCGGCGCGCGATTGCGTCAGCACACCAGGAACGAATTTCAGCGCCTCTTCCAGGCCATAGCCGCGCGTGTTTTGCAGCCGCTCCGGGCCGAGCACGCTGATGGCAAGCGGAACATTAATCGCCTGCTCCGGATAGCGCAGGGCAGTCACGGTAACTTGCTCGAATTCGTAAACCGTGCTGTCGGCCGCATTCGTGTTAGTCTGCTCGCTTTGCGCGGCAAGTGTGACGGCCGCGCCGCTGACAATCGCGAGCACAAAATTTTTCCAACCACGTTTGGCGATACACATCGTGTTATCTCCTCGCTTAAAGTTCATACGACCGCATAAAAATCATGAGGGCTCACGCACAGGCAGCGCAGGCCAATAATGCAATGCCAATAACCGTGCAAAGGCGGGTCATGGCAAACCATGTACGGCAAAAAATTTTTACGGGATCTTATGCTTCAGGCGGGGGGGTGGGCGGAGAGGTAATCCAGTTTTTTAATTCGAAACAATCATTGCTCAATGTCATTTCTGCGATTGCCTCACGGCAAGCGGCCTCATCTCCGGAGCTAAAGAAAAGCAGGCCACATATATTCAAAAGCTTTTCAAGACGTTGCTGCTGTTCCGGATTTTGGCTCATGCCGCGTTTGACCAATTCCTCGAGATGGGCAAACAGTTGCGTTTCCTTTTCATCAGCAAGACAGTAATACCAGGTTGTGTCGCCATGACTTTCCTGGCGAACGATGTCATACATCTTGCCATCATATCGGAATTCGTGTTCGTCAACGCGCTGAAACGCAGGGTCGGGCTTCTCCTCACAAATTTTGAACAGAACTAGCTCCGCCTGCGGCACGCCGGCTTTTATTTGCTGCTTGATTTCCCGGCGAATGCCATGCTTTTGGATTTCAAAGACAACAATATAGCCTGCTGCCTGCAACAGCATGAAAAATAAAAGCGCAATGGCCACGAGGTTCCGCATAGCAGGCAATTATAAGAAAACCTCCCACGTACGTCCACCAAATTCCAACCAAGAGGTCGGTAAAGCACATGTCAAGATACAGCCGGACTCCCGTCATCATCTCTGCTGTGAGCAGGGGGATTTACGAAAGTCCGGCTGCCAGCCAACTCTTAACCTGTAAACCGTAAGACGCAACTTCAGCGATTACGTTTTATGCCTTACGTTTTACCTCTCACTTCACAAACGTCATTTTGCGCGTCTGCGTAAACGCCACGTCGCCGTTCGCGCCGTGGACGATAAGCCGATAGAAGTAAATGCCGCCGGCAACCGCGGCTCCGGAGGCATCGCGACCGTCCCAAATCACTTGGTGGCGGCCGATGCCAAAGCTGCCGTTAACCAGCTCTCTCACCATTTGACCGGAGAGCGAATACAGCTTCACTGTCACGTTGCTCGCTTCCGGCAGCGCAAAGCGGATCGCGGTTTCGGGGTTGAACGGGTTGGGGTAATTCTGCGCCAATTCATAACTGGCCACCGGCGCATTTTCATCATCCACTTCATAAACCTCGCCCGGCGTTTTCGGCAGGTTACCCGGCCCCGGCAAGGTGCCCGGCGAGTCGTGGTGCAGGAACAAGCAATCGCGTTCGACGAGAATTTCTTTCGCGCAGATCGTGCCGCGCAATTGGCTGTTCTTCACCAACGTCACGACCGCGTTCGGCGCGTTGAAATTACCCAAGAAATAGGCCTCTTTGCCGATACTCACGCCGCTAGTTTGCTTCGTGTTGAACGTCAAGAGCTTGCTGTCCGCCTCGCCGTTGGGCAACAAGCGAATCTCGCCTTCTTTGCCAAGTTGAAAATTGCTCACGACGTTGATCGTGGCCGGATTGCCGCCCGTAATCGTGATCTCGATCACGGTGTTCGAGCTTGCAGAACGCAACTCGGTCATAAAATATTCGCCGCTGGAGAGTTTGAGGGTACCGCTGCTATTCACGGTGACAATGCCGTACGAACCCGGCGCGAGCACGAGCGAGCCTCCGCTCGGCACGGTTTTGTTCGAGCCAGTAGCGCTGTAGCTCAAGCTCGGCAATGGTTCGTTCGCCACCGGCCCAATCGTCTTGGTGCCGTTGATCTTGCCGGAATTGCTGATGCTCGGCGCTTTCACATTGCCGTTAATGGTGTTGTCTTTGTTGATGGTGATCTTGCTCACCGCGGTGAGATTGGAATTGTACGTGCTGGGATCGCCTTTTGAAACCGTCAACGTGCCGTTGGAATGCATGTCACCGGCAGGCGTGTGTTGCTTGGTGCGCGCGAGTGTAATCTTGTTTCCGAGTAACACGAACGGTTTCACTTGCAACACCGTTACGTTCACGTCCACTTGATCGGTGGCAACGCCGCCAAATCCATCCAAAACGGTGAGCGTGTAGGTCGTGCTGGTGATTGGCTGCGCAAGAGGATTCGCCGCATTCGGATCACTCAAGCCCGTGGTGGGCGACCACTCATAAGTTAAAGGCGGAATGCCGCCAATCGCCGAGGGACTGCCGCCGATCGTGGCGGAACCGCCGACGATGATGCTGCGATCCGGTCCGGCATTCGCGCTTAAAGCATTCGGATTTGTCACCGTGACGCTCTTGAGGGCGTAGACGACGTCGTTCGTCACGCCGTCGGTCACGTACACTTCCACCCGCATATCGCCGGAAGGCTGGCCGGCCTCGACCTCCACGGAGCTTTGGTCGTTATCGCCGCCGATCGTGCCGTTTGTCACTATCCACAGATAGCTCGGATTGCTGGCATCGGTGGTGACGGTGTAGGTGTGCGTGGTGCCGGGATTCACCGGATCGTCGCCGCTGATGCTCGCTGCGAACAAGGCGTTGACCGTAACCGCGACATTGTCCGAAGCGGTCGCATTCATGCCGTCTTTCGCCGTCAAGCGCAAAACGTAATTGCCTTTTGCCGTGGGTTTGAAAATCGTATTCGGCGAGGCGGCATTGCTGAATTGCTCGCTGCCCGCGTTCGGCCCGGATTGGACCGCCCAAGCATAGGTGTAACCGCCGTTGCCGCCGCTGGCGAAACCGTTGAGCTTGGTCGCGCCGCCGCTATGCAGATTGTCATTGCCGGCATTGGCGATAAGCATCGCCATCGTGCCACAAGTCGTCCCGCTGGTCACGCCGCCCGGCGCTACCCAGTTGGAAGTCGTGCCGGTTAGCGCGAAGTTGTTCAGTGTGCCGTTGTTGTTGTTCGCAGTCAAATCATCAAGGGTGGTCTCACCAACATTGTTGCCGCCTGCCCGACCGTGGTTGAACTGGTAGTAAGCCACGAGACCGGCTTCCGTGCCAGTCAACTCGCAATTCATTTTCGCCTGAATATCGGCCTGGCCGCGCACAACGTTCCAGATGCGGAATTCATCAATTTTGCCCTTGTGGCGATAATTGATAAGAGGCCAAGCTCCCACCGTCAACCCGGAGAGAGCGATATTGGGTCCGTCTGAGACGGCTCCCGATGCGACTAAAACCCCATCCAGATAAATGCCCTTAAAAGTGCCGCCGTTCCCTTCAGAGACTAATGCGACGTGCGTCCACTTGTCAAGATATGGCATATAGTTCGCGCTTACTCGTCCGTTAGCCGTGTTGTCTCCATAGTCCCAATGTAATGTGCCGGAGGGATTTGGAGCATGTGCCTGGCAACGGTTTGGAGTGTCTTGATTGCCGACACTAAAAGAGCTTGAGGTCTGCAGATCGCTGCTTGCGAAATAACTCCAAAATTCAACCGTGATGGCTCCACCGGTCGGCCACGAAAAACCCGGCGCGGTGACATCATCATTCACCCCGTCAAACGCCAGCGCCGCGCCCGGCGGAGGCACCAAATCCGTTTCCCACAACCCGCGGCCAAACGTGCCTGCGCGCAGCTTGCCGCTGTTCGCATGAATCTCCAACTCGCTGATTGGTACGTTGGGCAAGCCGGTTTGATAAAGCTGCCAATCCGAAAGCGTGTTATCGCGATAATACACGCCGACGTCAGCGCCGGCATAAAGCGCATCCGTGCCGCCGTTGTTGTGGTAGACAATCGTGTTGAACGGCAGATTCGGCAACGTGCCGGAATAATTCGTCCAGGTCGCACCGCCATCGGTAGAAGCCCAAACCTTGTTGCCGCTCAAATAGCCGGACAGGGTGAGCCATATTTTTTGGGGATCGTTGCTGGCCACGGCAATTTGCTTATAGGCCGCGGCCGGCAGCCCGGCGGTGATGCCGGTCCAGTTGGCGCCGCCATCACTGCTGCGATACACGTTGGCGGTTTTGGTGACATAAATATAATTCGCATCCGAAGGCGCCACCTGCAAATCCACAATCGTCGCGGTGTTCGCAAAAGTGGAAAGCTTGGTCCAGCTCCCGCCGCTGCTGGTGGTCTTCCAAACATTGACGTAACCGGCGTACAACGTGGTGTTCGAGACCGGATCCATCACATACGGCGTCACCCACGCGCCGGTCTCAGTAATGTTATTTTTAATGGAAGACCACGTCACGCCGGCGTTGCTCGACCTTTTCAAGCTGCCGCGTTGGGTAGCAGAATAAACGATGTTGGAGTTGGTGCGATCAACCAGGCATTCGGCGCCATCGCCGCTCATGAAACTGTCCCAAATGCCCGAGCCGCTGTAACGGGTGATGGTGTTGTCTTGTGCGCCGCCATAAACCAAATTCGCGCTATTGGGATCACTGGCGATGCGATAATACTCCGTGGTGTTCATCCCCGCGCTGAGATCGGACCACGTGGTGCCGCCGTCGGTCGATTTAAAGAAACCGCCGTCGGTGCCGGTGTAAACGTTCGAACCATTAAATTCGAAGAGATGCACGTCGGCATGGACATAAGCATTCGGATTGGTGTTATACACCCAATGCGTTTTGTTGGTCCAATTCACGCCGCCGTTGGTGGATTTCCAAATGTTCACGCCGCCGGTATAAAGCTCGTCGGCATTGGTCGGCGAAACCCCAAAGGCCAAATCATAAGAGCCTTGGCCTGCGGTAACATCGGAACCGTTGGTTAGATAACCGAGAATATTCGGAGTCGTCGACTGGGTGGTGAATGAAACGCCGCTATCGGTCGAACGATACAAACCACCAAAACTGTTGTCCGCCGATTTACTGACAAGCAAGTAAACGTAATTCGCATTAGCGGGGGTGACGCCGATTTCAAGTCTATTCGCGGTGGTCGGCACGCCGCTGGTAATCTGGGTCCAGGTCTCGCCGGTGTCGGTTGATTTCCAGAAATCCATCGGGTATGGCGAAGTTACAGATTTTACCGTCGCATAGACGGTCGCCGGATCGCCCGGTTTGAATTCTATTTCCCTAGTCGTTCTGTAATAACCGCCCATCCCTTTTCGTGACCAAGTTGTGCCGGCATTTGTGGTTTTCCAAAACCCATTGCTGGCCGCTGCCACCAGAATGTTGGAATTGGTCGGATGCATGAGCAACTTGTAGATCCTTCGGCTTTCCGTGACTTGAAAATTGAGTCCGGTGGTGTTCCAGGTCGCGCCGCCGTCGGTTGATTTCAGCACGCCGACGCTCTTGGTGTCGCTGCCGTCATTGTCGCCGGTGGCGATATACATGATGTTCGTATTGGTGGGATCGATCACAATGCTTGAGACGCCCAAAACCGGAAGGTTGTCGGTGTTGGTGCTCCAGCTCGCGCCGCCATTGGTGCTCTTCCACAAACCGCCGGCCGGCGTGCCGAGAAAGATCGTGTTGGCATCGGTCGGATGAAAAGTGATTGCCGAAACGCGGCCCAAGCCCGGCGCCACGCTGTTTGACGTAAGCACCCACGAGGTTGGGCCCAGTGAAGTCCAATTGGCCGACGGAATGGCCGTGGCCACCGCATCAGGCGTCGCTGCGCCTTTCATGAGCGCGCCGTGCCGCTGAAAATATTGTTGCATGGCTTTGAAGTCTTGATCCGGATCCGGCAAGTTGCCGCTGGGGTAAACGCGCGGTTCCATCCAATATTCCCAGCGCTTGAAGCTCGTATAGCCTGGCACCTTGGCCTCATCCTCGAATCCTTCTTCATCCGCTCCCTTTTTAAGCAGCGCGTTTTGCAGCGCCTGCGCCTCGGCTTGTTCAAAACTGCGCTTGACGTCATAGAAATTCGCGCCCTCTTCGCGCAGCTTGCGCCACTCTTGCGCCGAACTTGTTCCCAACATTGCAACCAGCCACGCCATGCAGGCAATGGCGGTCACGCGATTAAACCTTGCTCTACTCATTACAGCCTCCTGAAAATTTGAAGGTTAAATGGTTGAT carries:
- a CDS encoding TonB-dependent receptor, with protein sequence MNFKRGDNTMCIAKRGWKNFVLAIVSGAAVTLAAQSEQTNTNAADSTVYEFEQVTVTALRYPEQAINVPLAISVLGPERLQNTRGYGLEEALKFVPGVLTQSRAGKQDVRITIRGFGARGAGDRSNAGTSRGIRILLDGSPQTEPDGRTAFDLIDLSLAKRIEVIRSNASAVWGNASGGVINIISAPTFEAAFVSPQVLSGSFGLQKYTLQTGVRLGEARLALALSNTSFDGWRQNSASERTLMNISLLSHPGEHTKFGVYLVGAKNKFLIPGPLSQAQFETGPQQANATYLQRSERRYNRLGRISAALNHDLNDTHGFSALAFVEPKYLQRSERGTFRDFNRYHVGGNMAYRFHQNLSAAVQSTLQFGVDEAYQDGAILFYNLSSTNERGEVLQQNKREGANTFGMFVQEELSFGKRVSLLLGTRYSDVRYHTQDFINTALNSEKSFARWTPKFGLNYRPSPAHSFYANVGGGIEVPAGNETDPASTFGQDKVYAINPLLDPIQSSTLEIGAKQVIVPAGAAVLRSLSYEVAAYRINIKNDIIPYRGGRFYFTAGQTQRRGLEVGAKTEFAFGVALQAAFSYASSKYVEYKVDSVHYGSAGKFADYNNNKVAGMPEVFYNLALRFEPPKLASLYAEINLQGIGEYFVDDANRINVPSYNVINLTVGLRQPLQLTEGLSVHAFFGVNNLNDKKYAASAFVNPDMVNGVPIFLEPGLPRNYVIGVSFTGGKPRI